The Corynebacterium poyangense genome includes a window with the following:
- a CDS encoding monovalent cation/H+ antiporter subunit D family protein yields MGVFLPLFVAIPLISSAIALLLPWRFLRDGIHIIIPLISMVAGGFLFSYTATHGAIAHNVGLYEGGVAIPFAADTFSAIMIISTGLIAVCANWFATIAGETSSRYYASLTLMLVTGVNGALLTADLFNFFVFIEVMLLPSYGLIAMSGTWSRLAGGRTFVLVNLSASTVLVVGVGLLYGVVGTVNIPALAGVGAGHGPAVLALGVVVTAIAAKAGVFPLHTWLPRTYPGTSAAVMGLFSGLHTKVGVYMLFRIYVVIFGLDPRWNWLIITIMVISMLIGGFAGLAENSIRRVLAYQMVNGMPMILVVLAFCTDHPQRALAAGLLYTIHHMVTVGSLVLASGAIEETYGTGLLKKLSGLARRDKLLATIFAAGAFSVVGFPPFSGLWGKVYIVISVVRQESSAAWLVISVIIVASFGALLSMLRVWRKVFWGKAIGADRYPESLSIPGALIAPSGVLILISLAMFFLAGPLINYTLTATDGLLDVGDYQHAVLGDTPVGVPNISELGR; encoded by the coding sequence ATGGGTGTATTCCTGCCGCTTTTTGTTGCCATTCCCCTAATCTCCAGTGCCATCGCACTTCTTCTTCCGTGGCGGTTCCTCCGCGACGGCATCCACATCATCATCCCGCTCATCAGCATGGTGGCTGGAGGTTTCCTCTTTTCCTATACCGCCACCCACGGCGCTATCGCCCATAATGTTGGGCTATATGAAGGCGGAGTAGCTATTCCCTTCGCAGCGGATACGTTTTCCGCCATCATGATCATCAGCACCGGGCTCATAGCGGTGTGCGCTAACTGGTTTGCCACCATAGCCGGTGAAACATCCTCTCGCTATTATGCTTCCCTCACCCTCATGCTGGTCACCGGCGTCAACGGTGCTCTCCTCACCGCTGATCTTTTCAACTTCTTCGTCTTCATCGAGGTTATGCTGCTTCCCTCCTACGGGTTAATCGCCATGTCCGGAACCTGGTCCCGGCTAGCCGGTGGCCGCACCTTCGTTCTCGTCAATCTCTCCGCCTCCACGGTGCTCGTGGTTGGTGTGGGCTTGCTCTACGGCGTGGTCGGCACCGTCAACATCCCGGCGCTCGCCGGGGTGGGCGCCGGCCACGGCCCCGCAGTCCTAGCCCTCGGCGTGGTTGTTACCGCCATCGCCGCCAAAGCTGGCGTGTTTCCGCTCCACACTTGGCTTCCTCGCACCTACCCCGGTACCTCTGCTGCGGTGATGGGGTTATTCTCTGGCCTCCACACCAAAGTCGGTGTCTACATGTTGTTCCGCATCTACGTGGTGATTTTTGGGCTCGATCCACGCTGGAACTGGCTCATCATCACCATCATGGTGATCTCCATGCTCATTGGCGGTTTCGCCGGGTTAGCGGAAAACTCCATTCGCCGGGTCCTGGCTTATCAAATGGTCAATGGTATGCCCATGATCCTGGTGGTGCTCGCTTTCTGTACAGATCATCCCCAACGAGCTCTGGCAGCCGGTTTGCTTTACACCATTCACCACATGGTGACCGTGGGGTCCTTGGTTCTCGCCTCCGGCGCCATCGAAGAAACCTACGGCACTGGTCTTCTCAAGAAGCTCTCCGGCTTGGCCCGCAGAGACAAACTCCTCGCCACCATTTTTGCCGCCGGCGCATTTTCGGTGGTGGGCTTCCCACCGTTCTCCGGGCTGTGGGGCAAGGTCTATATCGTCATCAGCGTCGTCCGCCAAGAAAGCTCCGCCGCATGGCTAGTGATCTCAGTGATCATCGTTGCTTCCTTCGGCGCTCTGCTCAGTATGCTCCGGGTGTGGCGAAAAGTCTTCTGGGGCAAAGCCATAGGTGCAGATCGCTACCCGGAGTCCTTATCCATCCCCGGCGCGCTCATCGCCCCTAGCGGGGTCTTAATCCTCATCTCTCTAGCAATGTTCTTCTTAGCCGGCCCACTCATCAACTACACGTTGACAGCAACCGATGGGCTTCTCGACGTCGGAGATTACCAACATGCAGTCCTGGGTGATACTCCCGTCGGCGTACCCAATATCAGTGAGCTAGGACGGTAA
- a CDS encoding cation:proton antiporter subunit C, with protein sequence MIIALSISILVAGGVYLILTRGMVRLILGIGLISHAANLLLLATGVGAWRGEPFMDRTPAAEIADPLPQAFVLTAIVISMAVTTILLTMSALGTNDDTQVPERLAEDGPSTIDTAGRRIERKASLAHQTASTHREVRS encoded by the coding sequence GTGATTATTGCGTTAAGCATTAGTATCCTCGTCGCCGGCGGGGTGTACTTGATTTTGACCCGAGGCATGGTTCGTCTCATTCTTGGGATTGGCCTTATTAGCCATGCCGCAAATTTGCTCTTGCTTGCCACGGGGGTCGGGGCCTGGCGCGGGGAGCCTTTTATGGACCGCACCCCGGCAGCAGAAATAGCTGATCCTCTCCCCCAGGCGTTTGTTCTCACGGCCATCGTCATTTCCATGGCTGTAACCACCATCTTGCTCACTATGTCTGCGTTGGGCACCAATGATGACACTCAAGTTCCCGAACGCTTAGCCGAGGACGGCCCCTCTACCATTGACACGGCTGGGCGTCGGATAGAAAGAAAGGCCAGTTTGGCGCACCAGACTGCTAGTACTCACCGGGAGGTGCGCTCCTAA
- a CDS encoding DUF4040 family protein, giving the protein MTLLIVIALAAAAVVLATPAVRLWDRHAGWPLAGLFVAGAVLVVRDFPHVPLSFEQVWVKDILGPGIDVSFALRGDALSLFFVLLALGIGAVVFIYSAAYLPPKQGNTSFYLIMTAFTLSILLLVLANDVIVLFIAWELVSIASFLLIARSGSGGEAGSQRTLVLTFFGGLTLLAALSIMAVQAGSTNLQTILNADFWAQKPGLTAFIAVLLAVSAFTKSAQFPFHFWLPEAMAAATPVSAFLHAAAVVKAGIYLLMRFSSVFHDVPAWNWLLIVVGMSTALLSAYFAIQKTDLKKLTAYSTVSHLGWIVATIGVGTPFALAAAALHTLAHALFKSSLFMLIGVIDHEAGSRDVRRLGPLFRRMPFTFVSVCIGAASMAAVPPLLGFISKEGMLTAFLQAPLGNTAVIMLLIAAAVGAILTFTYSARLVFGAFFDGPRDMSEVHEAPVSLWLPAALPGVLSLPVAFLVAYLDRPIEAIVGAIGMSEHLHFGLWHGINLPLFVSLVVLAVGIFGVLHRQGIWQALDDRELFPGSGNQALAQFQKSLSKLGRALGWMADSLNPSRHLLWLWLSLITLAGVAIIIPGLDGVPAAPKVSGLDQPIDLAAFAIIALSVVGLVRTRNRLSGVVFLGTAGVGVTLQMLVLGAPDVALVQFLVEALVVIIMMLVIRHQPATFQKVTASQKRGAIVVALLAGVATFAAVWGLLARHGRSELGMWFVHNTKDIAGGENVIAVILVEFRALDTLGELSVLGMAAVVIGAIIQSIPRGQFVRGTRPRPFGQSRLNAIPLQKAFTLVTPVLLVSSVLIFWRGHSDPGGGFTAALVAGAAIMLSYLTGGKDSGIFRRTTPVWLTGIGIITAVSAGFIGFLRGGFLFAIHGHFLGQHLTTSLIFDGGIYLAVLGMLTMAVNGLGGYTRPGADGVAALDYRRTYGPLPATPDLPQNPDADPDFPEAINPAHEVTEEQEAAR; this is encoded by the coding sequence GTGACTCTACTGATTGTGATCGCCCTCGCCGCGGCGGCGGTGGTGCTAGCTACTCCGGCTGTTCGTCTTTGGGACCGGCACGCCGGATGGCCCCTGGCAGGCTTATTCGTCGCCGGGGCGGTGCTTGTGGTTCGGGACTTTCCCCACGTCCCGCTCTCTTTCGAGCAGGTGTGGGTCAAAGACATCCTCGGCCCAGGTATCGATGTCTCCTTCGCGCTCCGCGGCGATGCCCTCAGTCTCTTCTTCGTTTTGCTTGCCTTAGGTATTGGCGCGGTAGTTTTCATTTACTCCGCCGCCTATCTTCCACCTAAACAGGGAAACACCAGCTTTTACTTGATCATGACGGCGTTCACGCTGTCGATTTTGCTGCTTGTTCTCGCCAATGACGTTATTGTGCTCTTCATCGCCTGGGAATTGGTGTCCATCGCTTCTTTCCTGCTCATTGCCCGTTCCGGTTCAGGTGGCGAGGCTGGCTCTCAACGCACCTTGGTTCTCACCTTCTTTGGCGGGTTAACTCTTTTAGCGGCTTTAAGCATCATGGCTGTCCAAGCCGGAAGCACTAATCTCCAAACCATCCTGAACGCTGATTTCTGGGCCCAAAAACCAGGGTTGACTGCGTTTATCGCTGTGCTCTTAGCTGTCTCGGCTTTCACTAAGTCCGCCCAGTTCCCGTTCCATTTCTGGTTGCCAGAGGCCATGGCTGCCGCCACCCCGGTGTCTGCGTTCCTTCACGCCGCCGCTGTGGTGAAAGCCGGAATCTACCTTCTTATGCGTTTTAGCTCGGTATTCCACGATGTTCCCGCGTGGAATTGGTTGCTCATTGTGGTGGGTATGTCCACTGCTCTTTTGAGTGCGTATTTCGCTATTCAAAAAACGGACCTGAAGAAACTCACCGCGTATTCTACGGTTTCCCATCTGGGGTGGATTGTCGCCACCATCGGCGTGGGTACTCCTTTCGCCCTGGCAGCCGCAGCTTTACACACCCTAGCCCATGCGCTTTTCAAGTCGTCTTTATTCATGTTGATTGGCGTTATAGACCACGAAGCCGGCTCCCGGGATGTCCGACGCCTCGGGCCGCTGTTTCGCCGTATGCCTTTCACCTTCGTCTCGGTCTGTATTGGCGCAGCGTCAATGGCAGCGGTTCCTCCGCTTCTGGGTTTTATCTCTAAAGAGGGGATGCTTACTGCCTTCTTACAGGCTCCGCTAGGTAACACCGCGGTCATCATGCTTCTCATCGCCGCAGCAGTCGGCGCAATCCTCACCTTCACCTATTCTGCCCGCCTGGTTTTCGGCGCATTTTTCGATGGCCCCCGGGATATGTCCGAGGTTCACGAAGCTCCCGTTTCGCTCTGGCTTCCGGCAGCACTTCCTGGCGTGCTCTCTCTCCCGGTTGCTTTCCTCGTCGCCTATTTAGACCGCCCTATCGAAGCAATTGTGGGTGCCATCGGAATGTCCGAGCATCTCCACTTCGGACTCTGGCACGGTATTAATCTGCCGCTGTTCGTTTCCCTCGTGGTTCTTGCCGTCGGTATTTTCGGGGTGCTGCATCGTCAAGGAATTTGGCAGGCCCTCGATGATCGAGAGCTCTTCCCCGGCTCCGGCAACCAGGCCCTAGCTCAATTCCAAAAGTCATTGAGCAAACTGGGCCGCGCCTTAGGCTGGATGGCTGATTCACTCAATCCCTCTCGTCATTTGCTGTGGCTTTGGCTTAGCCTTATCACCTTGGCAGGTGTTGCCATCATTATTCCTGGTCTCGATGGGGTTCCCGCGGCACCTAAGGTAAGCGGCTTAGATCAACCCATTGATTTAGCTGCCTTCGCTATCATCGCGCTCTCGGTGGTAGGGCTGGTTCGTACTCGCAATCGGCTTTCTGGGGTGGTTTTCCTCGGCACCGCCGGAGTGGGTGTCACCTTACAAATGTTGGTCTTAGGCGCACCCGATGTCGCCTTGGTGCAATTTCTCGTTGAGGCGTTAGTTGTCATCATCATGATGCTGGTCATCCGGCATCAACCCGCTACTTTCCAAAAGGTCACCGCCTCGCAAAAGCGCGGTGCTATCGTCGTCGCTCTCTTAGCAGGCGTGGCCACCTTCGCTGCGGTTTGGGGGCTCCTAGCCCGCCACGGTCGTTCTGAGCTGGGCATGTGGTTTGTCCACAACACTAAAGACATCGCTGGCGGTGAAAACGTCATCGCGGTCATCCTGGTTGAGTTCCGTGCTCTCGATACCTTAGGCGAGCTATCGGTATTAGGCATGGCGGCGGTGGTGATTGGCGCCATCATTCAGTCCATTCCACGAGGCCAATTTGTCCGCGGCACTCGCCCCCGCCCCTTCGGTCAATCCCGACTCAACGCTATTCCACTCCAAAAGGCTTTCACCCTGGTTACCCCGGTGCTCCTGGTATCTAGTGTGTTGATTTTCTGGCGCGGTCACAGTGATCCCGGCGGGGGTTTCACCGCAGCCTTAGTTGCCGGAGCGGCGATTATGTTGTCATACCTCACCGGTGGTAAAGATTCAGGGATTTTCCGACGCACCACCCCAGTCTGGTTAACCGGCATCGGAATTATCACTGCGGTATCAGCGGGCTTTATTGGCTTCCTGCGCGGTGGTTTTCTCTTTGCTATCCACGGCCATTTCTTAGGCCAACATCTCACCACGTCGTTAATTTTCGACGGCGGCATTTACCTAGCGGTTCTGGGAATGCTCACCATGGCTGTTAATGGTTTAGGCGGCTATACCCGTCCTGGTGCTGACGGCGTAGCAGCATTGGATTATCGACGCACCTACGGCCCGCTGCCAGCGACCCCGGATCTTCCCCAGAATCCAGATGCGGATCCGGACTTCCCAGAAGCAATTAATCCTGCTCACGAGGTGACGGAAGAACAGGAGGCAGCGCGGTGA